The proteins below are encoded in one region of Oscillospiraceae bacterium:
- a CDS encoding glycine--tRNA ligase, which produces MSVTMDKIVALCKGRGYVYAGSEIYGGLANSWDYGPLGVELKNNLKKAWWQKFVQECPYNVGLDSSILLNSAVWQASGHVVNFNDPLIDCKGCKMRHRADHLIEDYAKARKLDIKPEGMDNDAMLAIIEEYIINCPHCGKHDFTSIRKFNMMFKTHQGVTDESSTELYLRPETAQGIFVNFQNIKRTTRRKVPFGVAQIGKSFRNEITPGNFTFRTREFEQMEMEFFCKPGTDMEWFAYWKQFCKDFLLGLGIKEENLRLRDHSEDELSHYSKATTDFEYKFPFGWGELWGVAHRSDFDLKSHQAASGQSMEVGEEGEEKYIPYVIEPAIGVDRLALLCLVDAYEEETVAENDTRVVLRLHHAIAPYKAAILPLSKKLADECTPIYELLCKKFMCDYDEAGSIGKRYRRQDEIGTPYCITVDFETAGDNAVTVRDRDTMVQERVKIDELTAYLTEKLVY; this is translated from the coding sequence ATGTCAGTCACAATGGATAAAATCGTTGCACTGTGCAAGGGCCGCGGCTACGTCTATGCCGGCAGCGAGATTTACGGCGGCTTAGCCAATTCTTGGGATTACGGCCCGCTCGGCGTTGAGCTGAAAAACAACTTAAAAAAGGCATGGTGGCAAAAATTCGTACAGGAGTGTCCTTACAATGTCGGCTTGGACAGTTCGATTTTGCTGAATAGCGCGGTATGGCAGGCCAGCGGTCATGTTGTCAACTTCAACGACCCGCTGATTGACTGCAAGGGCTGCAAAATGCGCCATCGCGCCGACCATTTAATTGAAGATTACGCCAAAGCCAGAAAGCTCGACATCAAGCCTGAGGGCATGGACAACGATGCCATGCTGGCTATTATTGAAGAATATATAATCAACTGTCCGCATTGCGGCAAACATGATTTTACGTCAATCCGCAAGTTTAACATGATGTTCAAAACCCACCAAGGCGTGACCGACGAAAGCTCTACCGAGCTGTATCTGCGCCCCGAAACGGCGCAGGGCATCTTTGTCAACTTCCAAAACATCAAACGCACTACGCGGCGCAAAGTTCCATTCGGTGTAGCGCAAATCGGCAAAAGTTTTCGCAATGAAATCACACCAGGCAATTTCACGTTCCGTACGCGTGAATTTGAGCAAATGGAGATGGAATTCTTCTGCAAGCCCGGCACCGATATGGAATGGTTCGCCTATTGGAAACAATTTTGCAAGGACTTTCTGCTCGGCTTAGGCATCAAGGAAGAAAATCTGCGCCTGCGCGATCACAGTGAAGATGAGCTATCGCACTATTCCAAAGCCACAACTGACTTTGAATATAAATTCCCATTCGGCTGGGGCGAATTGTGGGGTGTTGCCCACCGTAGTGATTTTGACTTAAAAAGTCATCAAGCGGCATCAGGCCAGTCGATGGAAGTCGGCGAAGAGGGCGAAGAGAAGTACATTCCCTATGTCATTGAGCCGGCTATCGGTGTAGATAGGCTGGCGTTGCTCTGCCTGGTTGACGCCTATGAGGAAGAAACCGTCGCCGAGAACGATACGCGCGTTGTGTTGCGCCTGCACCACGCCATCGCGCCATATAAAGCAGCAATCTTACCCTTATCTAAAAAGCTGGCCGATGAGTGCACGCCTATCTACGAGTTACTCTGCAAAAAATTTATGTGCGATTATGATGAGGCCGGCTCAATTGGCAAGCGCTATCGGCGCCAGGATGAAATCGGCACGCCATACTGCATCACCGTTGACTTTGAGACGGCAGGAGACAATGCAGTCACTGTCCGTGACCGCGACACAATGGTGCAAGAACGCGTAAAAATTGATGAACTGACGGCATATTTGACGGAGAAGTTGGTGTATTGA
- a CDS encoding VanW family protein: MRRVAIMLSMVLMLFSACHGQSRAVAPTLAPATHITPELLHPTSPIQASPTPTSSSRDAMRAPRLTPPIPTPQPLKAATFKTPIIDRQDGRVTNLKLAAESISIATVAPGATFSFNETVGARTPERGYKKAKIFVDGEKVDEYGGGICQIATTLYNAAQDFSMEIVEYHDHDENEIPYIEDGEDATVYYGNLDLKLKNTAQRTVKFSVEIKEWEVVVKIEEI, encoded by the coding sequence ATGAGACGTGTTGCCATTATGTTGTCGATGGTGTTAATGTTGTTTTCGGCATGTCACGGTCAATCGAGAGCCGTCGCCCCCACACTTGCACCTGCTACGCACATCACACCGGAGTTGCTACACCCTACCTCTCCCATACAGGCTTCACCTACACCTACCTCATCAAGTCGCGACGCGATGAGAGCACCGCGCCTTACGCCACCCATACCCACACCCCAGCCACTTAAAGCCGCCACATTCAAAACACCTATCATTGACCGTCAAGATGGTCGTGTCACTAACCTTAAGCTTGCCGCCGAGTCCATCAGTATTGCGACTGTTGCGCCAGGCGCAACGTTCTCATTCAACGAAACAGTCGGCGCACGCACGCCCGAACGCGGATATAAGAAAGCCAAGATTTTTGTTGATGGTGAAAAGGTGGACGAATACGGCGGCGGCATCTGCCAAATTGCCACGACATTATATAATGCCGCCCAAGACTTCAGCATGGAGATTGTCGAATATCATGACCATGACGAAAACGAAATCCCTTATATCGAGGATGGCGAAGATGCCACAGTCTACTATGGCAACCTTGACTTGAAGCTAAAAAATACAGCACAGCGCACGGTTAAATTTAGCGTTGAAATCAAGGAGTGGGAAGTGGTTGTGAAGATTGAGGAAATATAA
- a CDS encoding D-alanyl-D-alanine carboxypeptidase, whose product MKFLKSSLSLILCILLLLGVTAMSAPVPPSVDAPSVCLIEKETGKIIYEQNSHEKLAPASVTKVMTMLLVMEALDSGLINRDDKVTISAHAQSMGGSQVFLEEGEQYTVHDLMKGMVIASGNDASVALAEHISGAESSFVGKMNGRAHELGMSNTHFVNCCGLDADDHITTAHDIALMSAALLKYHPGVKEYTTIWQDTLRDGMFGLDNTNKMVRFYPGASGLKTGSTGKAKCCIAASAERDDLELIAVVMAAETSDLRFKAARDLLDFGFANYALKNTMPEGELSPVPVLQGLEATVMPLVAGGERILVEKSKSNAIEISIDIADDVQAPIEQGQKLGELTVTLDGEIMANHDIVARDSVGRKTWKHFFQDLLELVTVR is encoded by the coding sequence ATGAAATTTTTGAAATCCAGCTTATCGCTCATTTTGTGCATATTGCTACTTTTAGGCGTCACGGCAATGTCTGCACCTGTGCCGCCGTCGGTTGATGCTCCGTCTGTCTGCCTGATTGAAAAAGAAACGGGCAAAATCATCTACGAACAAAATTCCCATGAAAAACTCGCGCCTGCCAGCGTCACTAAAGTTATGACCATGCTGCTTGTTATGGAGGCTCTCGACAGCGGGCTGATTAATCGCGACGACAAAGTCACCATCAGTGCCCACGCACAGAGCATGGGCGGCAGCCAAGTGTTCTTAGAAGAGGGCGAACAGTACACCGTCCATGACTTGATGAAAGGCATGGTTATCGCCTCAGGCAATGATGCCTCGGTTGCGTTGGCCGAGCATATCAGCGGTGCCGAGAGTAGTTTTGTCGGCAAGATGAACGGCCGTGCTCACGAACTTGGCATGAGTAACACGCACTTTGTCAACTGCTGCGGACTGGACGCCGACGACCACATCACGACCGCGCACGACATCGCCTTGATGAGTGCCGCGCTGCTCAAATATCACCCCGGGGTGAAGGAGTACACCACCATCTGGCAAGATACGTTGCGCGACGGCATGTTCGGGCTTGATAACACCAACAAGATGGTCCGTTTTTATCCCGGCGCGTCGGGTCTGAAAACCGGCTCAACAGGCAAGGCAAAATGCTGTATTGCCGCTAGCGCCGAGCGGGATGATTTGGAGCTTATCGCCGTTGTCATGGCGGCCGAAACGTCGGATTTGCGCTTTAAAGCGGCACGCGATTTACTCGACTTCGGCTTTGCCAACTATGCGCTGAAAAACACTATGCCCGAGGGCGAACTTTCGCCCGTGCCTGTCCTGCAAGGCTTGGAGGCGACTGTTATGCCTCTTGTCGCAGGTGGTGAGCGCATACTGGTTGAGAAGAGCAAATCCAATGCCATTGAAATAAGCATTGACATTGCCGACGACGTACAAGCTCCCATTGAGCAAGGCCAGAAACTGGGCGAATTGACTGTCACGCTTGATGGCGAAATAATGGCCAATCATGACATCGTGGCTCGAGACAGCGTCGGCCGCAAGACGTGGAAACACTTTTTTCAAGACTTGCTGGAGCTTGTGACGGTGCGATGA
- a CDS encoding HPr family phosphocarrier protein — MKEFNVLLNSINDVKLFVNTAAAQMFDIDIVSGRYVIDAKSIMGLFSIDLTKPVKVSVQGTDEEGAEFYAQIKQFVV, encoded by the coding sequence ATGAAAGAATTTAATGTACTCCTCAACTCCATCAACGATGTCAAGTTGTTTGTCAACACGGCGGCAGCGCAGATGTTCGACATTGACATTGTCAGCGGTCGCTACGTCATTGACGCCAAGAGCATCATGGGTCTGTTCAGCATAGACCTGACCAAGCCGGTCAAAGTCAGCGTACAAGGCACCGATGAAGAAGGTGCCGAGTTCTACGCGCAGATCAAACAATTCGTAGTTTAG
- a CDS encoding MiaB/RimO family radical SAM methylthiotransferase, with amino-acid sequence MLFAILTIGCKANQSESAVLAAEMVARGHTQVNWHDAADAYVINTCTVTASSDSKCRAAIRKVKMTRSDAVVAVMGCLSQLEDLSELSVDVALGTDNRGDMVEQLEAEIACRGGTILPVIVAARGKMPSLQRTRHLLKIQDGCDNHCSYCIIPTARGQSWSMSQDEILVQLRSLEDVKEVVVTGIEIASYEPSLSALIAAMCQTRPDIRFRLGSLEPRIITDAFLNIMDGLPNVCRHFHVPLQSGCGATLARMNRQYTTTQFSDCLANIRMRWDDAAITTDFIVGFPGESEAEWEDSLAFFKSCGFAKAHVFPYSQRAGTLAASMDEQVTIAVKKTRAKEAGGCAEKMSEEYARQWVNKKVEVLLEVKKDGLWQGYAENYCLAKVDMGAGDFKNQIVRGIVVSVEGKVLKVRV; translated from the coding sequence ATGTTATTTGCCATTTTGACAATAGGCTGCAAAGCCAATCAGTCGGAGTCAGCTGTTTTGGCAGCCGAAATGGTGGCGCGAGGACATACACAGGTCAATTGGCATGATGCCGCCGATGCTTATGTTATCAACACTTGCACTGTTACGGCAAGCAGTGATAGTAAGTGCCGCGCAGCGATTCGGAAAGTCAAAATGACGCGTTCCGACGCGGTGGTTGCCGTGATGGGCTGTCTTTCACAACTGGAGGATTTATCCGAACTGAGCGTGGATGTGGCGCTGGGAACGGACAATCGGGGAGACATGGTTGAACAGTTGGAAGCGGAAATTGCGTGTAGGGGCGGCACCATTCTACCCGTAATTGTTGCTGCACGCGGCAAAATGCCGTCTCTACAACGTACGCGGCATCTGCTTAAGATCCAAGATGGCTGCGACAACCATTGCTCGTATTGCATTATTCCGACAGCGCGGGGGCAATCATGGTCAATGTCGCAAGATGAGATTTTAGTGCAACTGCGCAGCTTAGAAGATGTAAAAGAAGTTGTCGTCACCGGCATTGAGATTGCCTCGTATGAACCCTCGCTGTCGGCGCTGATTGCCGCAATGTGTCAAACGCGTCCCGATATTCGTTTTCGTCTTGGCTCGCTTGAACCACGCATCATTACCGACGCATTTTTGAATATAATGGATGGTTTGCCGAATGTTTGTCGCCATTTTCATGTGCCGCTGCAAAGCGGTTGTGGCGCAACGTTGGCGCGCATGAACCGGCAATACACAACGACGCAATTTTCCGATTGCCTGGCAAACATCCGAATGCGGTGGGATGACGCGGCGATTACAACGGATTTTATTGTCGGATTTCCTGGCGAAAGTGAGGCAGAATGGGAAGATTCTTTAGCGTTTTTTAAGTCATGCGGGTTCGCCAAGGCGCATGTTTTTCCCTATTCGCAGCGAGCGGGCACGCTGGCTGCAAGTATGGACGAGCAGGTCACGATAGCTGTTAAAAAAACGCGTGCAAAAGAGGCGGGTGGCTGTGCCGAGAAAATGTCGGAAGAATATGCGCGCCAATGGGTTAACAAGAAAGTCGAGGTGTTGTTGGAAGTCAAAAAAGACGGCTTATGGCAAGGGTATGCTGAAAATTATTGTTTGGCAAAAGTGGATATGGGCGCGGGAGATTTTAAAAATCAGATAGTGCGGGGCATTGTAGTAAGTGTTGAAGGGAAAGTATTGAAAGTGAGAGTGTAG
- the rpmF gene encoding 50S ribosomal protein L32, protein MAVPKSKVSKQRRNKRRSSHWKLATPHLLVCTRCGEYRLAHRMCSSCGLYNGRTVIEMENGITAVRKARSESTGTDDE, encoded by the coding sequence ATGGCAGTCCCTAAGAGTAAGGTATCAAAACAACGGCGCAATAAGCGCCGCAGTTCGCATTGGAAATTGGCGACACCACACTTGTTGGTTTGCACCCGTTGCGGCGAATATCGTCTTGCCCATCGTATGTGCAGCTCATGCGGCTTATACAACGGGCGCACTGTTATTGAAATGGAAAACGGCATAACGGCTGTACGTAAAGCGCGCTCGGAGTCTACTGGCACTGACGACGAATAG
- the mgtE gene encoding magnesium transporter, giving the protein MTPTTFQALVREHLKQNDMPSLKDLLTNANEVDILDTMLELPAKHQVIVYRLLPKDKALFVFEQLDTDDQLALIHSFTDEAAIEAIEELTPDDRVRLLDELPATVAKKMIAALSPQERQMTNLLMGYEAQTAGRIMTPEYVRISRDMTAAEALEKVKHNAKDKETIYTLYITDHARKLEGALSLRGLLIADPNEKIEDIMKDVSASVSTDTDQEEVARLLQKLDWLAVPVVDKENRLVGIITVDDAMDILEEEATEDMFTQAGILAKKEANRSEVLISGSLLSIWKVRLPFLFITLVAGVLAGFVIEGFEDVLESIAAVAIFIPLIMDMGGNVGTQSSTVFARGVVLGHVNVSHFFKHFIKEVGIGFSLGVVVGILSGAVATIWQGEVMLGLAVGLSLVITMTLAALLGFLVPFLLIKLGIDQAAGSAPIITSIKDIAGLLIYFVSVSIFLSHLL; this is encoded by the coding sequence ATGACCCCAACTACCTTTCAGGCATTGGTCAGAGAGCATCTCAAACAAAATGACATGCCCTCGCTCAAAGACCTGCTCACTAACGCCAACGAAGTCGATATCCTCGATACGATGTTGGAATTACCGGCGAAACACCAAGTCATTGTCTATCGGTTATTACCCAAAGACAAGGCTTTGTTTGTCTTTGAGCAACTTGATACCGACGACCAACTGGCACTCATTCACTCTTTTACCGACGAGGCCGCCATTGAGGCCATCGAAGAACTCACGCCTGACGATCGTGTGCGCCTGCTTGATGAGTTGCCGGCAACGGTTGCCAAGAAAATGATTGCCGCGCTCTCGCCGCAAGAACGCCAAATGACTAACTTACTCATGGGTTATGAGGCGCAGACGGCAGGACGCATTATGACGCCGGAATATGTACGTATCAGCCGTGATATGACGGCTGCCGAAGCATTGGAAAAAGTCAAACATAACGCCAAGGATAAAGAAACTATCTACACACTCTATATCACCGACCACGCCCGAAAATTGGAAGGTGCTTTGTCGTTGCGCGGGTTGCTAATTGCCGACCCCAACGAAAAAATCGAAGACATTATGAAAGATGTTTCGGCCAGTGTTTCAACGGATACAGACCAAGAAGAAGTGGCGCGGCTGTTGCAAAAGCTCGACTGGCTGGCCGTGCCTGTCGTCGATAAGGAGAACCGCCTGGTCGGTATTATCACTGTTGACGATGCTATGGATATCTTGGAGGAAGAAGCTACTGAAGATATGTTTACGCAAGCCGGTATTCTTGCAAAAAAAGAAGCCAATCGCAGCGAAGTCCTCATCAGCGGCAGTCTTTTGAGCATCTGGAAAGTGCGTCTTCCCTTTTTGTTTATCACGCTTGTTGCCGGCGTATTAGCCGGCTTTGTGATTGAGGGTTTTGAGGATGTGCTTGAATCGATTGCGGCGGTGGCGATTTTTATTCCGTTAATTATGGATATGGGCGGCAATGTCGGCACACAGTCATCGACTGTCTTTGCGCGCGGCGTCGTGCTGGGACACGTTAATGTCAGCCATTTTTTCAAACATTTTATCAAAGAAGTCGGCATTGGTTTCAGTTTAGGCGTTGTCGTCGGCATACTTTCAGGCGCTGTCGCAACAATTTGGCAAGGCGAAGTCATGCTCGGCTTAGCCGTCGGACTTTCATTAGTCATCACCATGACATTGGCGGCATTGCTAGGTTTCTTAGTACCGTTTTTGCTCATTAAACTGGGCATCGATCAAGCGGCAGGCTCGGCACCAATTATCACATCTATCAAAGACATCGCCGGATTGCTGATTTATTTTGTGTCGGTGAGCATTTTTCTCAGCCATTTGCTGTAA